The genomic DNA CGGCATCTCAGAGTCCACGCTCACCGTCGCGGGCGGCGTGATCCTTTTCCTGATCGCCCTGCGCATGATTTTCCCCTCGCCCGGCGGTGTATTTGCTGCGGACGCCGAGGAAGCTGAAGATGCCGCGGGCGAACCGCTTCTCGTCCCGCTCGCCGTACCGCTCATCGCCGGTCCCTCCGCGATGGCGTCCGTCTTGTTCATTATGAGCAGCAACCCGGCGCGCTGGCTGGAGTGGCTGTCCGCTCTCGGACTGGCATGGGGCGCGACCGGCGCCGTGCTCCTTCTCGCGCCGAACCTCGCCCGCCTCATGGGCCATCGCGGCCTCATCGCAACCGA from Longibacter salinarum includes the following:
- a CDS encoding MarC family protein — its product is MTLLSAALLLFLVMDPFGNVPIFLSVLRSVDEDRRRKVIARELLIALVFLIAFLFGGRYLLNAIGISESTLTVAGGVILFLIALRMIFPSPGGVFAADAEEAEDAAGEPLLVPLAVPLIAGPSAMASVLFIMSSNPARWLEWLSALGLAWGATGAVLLLAPNLARLMGHRGLIATERLMGMVLTAIASKMVLTGIAEFFGLS